One Ranitomeya variabilis isolate aRanVar5 chromosome 5, aRanVar5.hap1, whole genome shotgun sequence DNA window includes the following coding sequences:
- the LOC143773895 gene encoding lamina-associated polypeptide 2, isoforms alpha/zeta-like, protein MRTMVREEVQASISNLSTPQSLQSDIQDPPRSKKRQRESDPSSEDSSFESDMEEEELDRETPHKGKKYLFSSTDTDELLGAVRQTMQVEEPSTTQSIQDEMFGGLRSQTSMVFPVNAHIRSMILEEWEEAERRISIPRDFRLRLPFDHEEVKDWEDIPKIDIPLAKVSKRTAIPFEDSSNLKEPMDRKADGLLKRAWESSAAVIRTNIAATSVARSMHLWLDDLKEQLLAKTPRESLVNAIPLLKLATGFLADATAESVRFTARGQSLSNAARRAIWLKSWSGDVHSKNKLCSIPFSGGRVFGPILDDILEKASDEKKGFPEEKKKKIPALSQALLQSEI, encoded by the exons ATGAGAACCATGGTTAGAGAAGAAGTGCAGGCTTCGATCTCTAACTTATCTACTCCCCAATCACTCCAGTCTGATATCCAGGATCCTCCCAGGTCTAAGAAAAGGCAGAGGGAATCGGATCCGTCTTCAGAGGACAGTTCCTTTGAATCTGACATGGAGGAAGAGGAGTTGGACAGAGAAACTCCTCATAAGGGAAAGAAGTACCTATTTTCTTCTACTGATACTGATGAGCTCCTGGGGGCAGTAAGACAGACTATGCAGGTGGAAGAGCCTTCAACCACCCAGTCtatccaggacgagatgttcggGGGCCTACGATCTCAGACATCAATGGTCTTCCCGGTTAATGCTCACATTCG CTCAATGATATTGGAGGAATGGGAAGAGGCAGAGAGAAGGATTTCTATCCCAAGAGACTTTAGACTTCGCCTCCCTTTTGACCATGAGGAGGTCAAGGACTGGGAGGATATACCGAAGATCGACATCCCCTTAGCAAAGGTGTCCAAAAGAACTGCTATTCCGTTCGAGGACTCCTCAAATTTAAAGGAGCCTATGGACAGGAAAGCCGATGGTCTCCTAAAGAGAGCATGGGAAAGTTCGGCTGCAGTGATCCGCACAAATATAGCAGCAACTTCTGTGGCAAGATCAATGCATCTGTGGCTGGACGATCTAAAAGAACAATTGTTAGCCAAGACTCCTAGGGAATCTCTAGTAAATGCTATCCCTTTATTAAAACTAGCAACGGGGTTTCTGGCAGATGCTACTGCAGAGTCTGTAAGATTCACTGCTAGGGGTCAGTCATTGTCAAATGCAGCTCGAAGGGCCATATggttaaaaagttggtccggggatGTCCACTCAAAGAACAAGTTATGTTCCATTCCCTTCTCAGGAGGCAGAGTCTTTGGGCCTATATTAGATGACATTCTGGAAAAGGCTTCtgatgaaaagaaggggtttccagaagagaaaaagaaaaaaattccagccctttcgcaGGCCCTATTACAGTCAGAGATCTGA
- the NDUFA2 gene encoding NADH dehydrogenase [ubiquinone] 1 alpha subcomplex subunit 2 yields the protein MAATIVRNIGSKLSRNVKEIRIHLCQKSAGSQGVRDFVEQNYVTLKKANPEFPILIRECSEVQPKLWARYDFGKEVSIPLHNQSADQVAKALESAVNSKQ from the exons ATGGCGGCCACCATAGTCAGAAACATCGGGTCAAAGCTGAGCAGGAACGTGAAGGAGATCAGGATTCACCTGTGTCAGAAGTCGGCGGGCAGCCAGGGGGTCAG AGATTTTGTGGAGCAGAACTATGTGACCCTgaaaaaggcaaatccagagtttccCATACTGATTAGAGAATGCTCTGAAGTGCAACCCAAACTGTGGGCAAGATACG ATTTTGGGAAAGAAGTGAGCATTCCCCTTCACAATCAGTCTGCTGACCAAGTAGCCAAAGCCCTGGAGTCAGCTGTAAACAGCAAGCAATGA